A section of the Sulfurihydrogenibium subterraneum DSM 15120 genome encodes:
- a CDS encoding SemiSWEET family sugar transporter has translation MNLDIIGLIAAILTTSAYIPQTYKVIKTKSASDFSWIWLIFMAVGIFLWFIYGLLLKNIPLIVANGISILSLITIGVVKYVYRQSKDIC, from the coding sequence ATGAATTTAGACATAATCGGTTTAATAGCGGCAATTTTAACAACATCAGCATACATTCCACAAACTTATAAAGTCATCAAAACTAAATCAGCTTCCGACTTTTCTTGGATATGGTTGATTTTTATGGCAGTTGGAATATTTTTATGGTTTATTTACGGTTTACTATTAAAAAATATACCTTTAATAGTAGCAAACGGCATTTCAATACTAAGTTTAATAACAATAGGTGTAGTTAAGTATGTTTATAGACAAAGCAAAGATATTTGTTAA
- the obgE gene encoding GTPase ObgE has protein sequence MFIDKAKIFVKAGDGGNGCVAFHREKFVPMGGPSGGDGGKGGDVILVADSHLQTLMDFKYKKHYKAERGQHGQGGNKKGKDGEDLIIKVPVGTVVKDAQTGEIIADLVKEGQSVIVAKGGKGGKGNAAFKSATNQAPLTAEPGEKGEERWIELELKLLADVGIIGFPNAGKSTLISVLSKARPKIADYPFTTLTPVLGVLQLDVNDFLVLADIPGLIEGASEGHGLGHEFLRHIERTKFLIHLIDVSDFRERDPIDAFNIINKELENYSPNLLKKPQIVVANKIDALSDKSLIDKLEKYFTEKGYPFVAVSLITKEGVDKLINILREKKKEWISKLENKDESVVLGNT, from the coding sequence ATGTTTATAGACAAAGCAAAGATATTTGTTAAAGCAGGAGATGGTGGAAACGGTTGTGTTGCTTTTCATAGGGAGAAGTTTGTCCCTATGGGAGGACCATCAGGAGGAGATGGTGGAAAAGGTGGAGATGTTATTTTAGTTGCAGACAGTCATCTCCAAACCCTTATGGACTTTAAGTATAAAAAACATTATAAGGCAGAAAGAGGACAGCACGGTCAAGGTGGAAATAAAAAAGGAAAAGATGGAGAAGATTTAATTATAAAAGTCCCTGTTGGAACTGTTGTAAAAGATGCTCAAACAGGAGAGATAATAGCAGACCTTGTGAAAGAGGGACAGTCTGTTATAGTTGCGAAAGGAGGTAAAGGTGGTAAAGGAAATGCTGCCTTTAAAAGTGCTACAAATCAAGCTCCTTTAACTGCAGAACCAGGAGAAAAAGGAGAAGAAAGATGGATAGAACTTGAATTAAAACTACTTGCAGACGTTGGAATAATAGGTTTTCCAAACGCTGGAAAATCAACTTTAATATCAGTTTTATCAAAAGCAAGACCAAAAATAGCAGATTATCCATTTACCACTCTAACTCCTGTTTTAGGTGTTTTACAACTTGACGTAAACGACTTTTTAGTATTGGCAGACATTCCCGGACTTATAGAAGGAGCTTCCGAAGGACACGGTCTTGGACATGAATTTTTAAGGCATATAGAAAGAACAAAATTTTTAATCCATCTTATAGACGTGTCAGACTTTAGAGAAAGAGACCCGATAGATGCTTTTAACATAATAAATAAAGAGCTGGAAAATTACTCTCCAAACCTTTTAAAGAAACCGCAGATAGTTGTTGCAAATAAGATAGATGCTTTAAGTGATAAATCGTTGATAGATAAGCTTGAAAAGTACTTTACAGAAAAAGGTTATCCGTTTGTAGCCGTTTCTTTGATTACAAAAGAAGGTGTTGAT
- a CDS encoding alkaline phosphatase PhoX → MKKAFLFSAILGASMIYACGGNDSVQLTLQPTAIDFAPLGIPNTDQEHVSYKVTDKLIVTYSDGSKKEYPLSYEVLLQSGDPMGNYKWGQLLDVNGQPMSNIAYSKGEISWNPDANSLIKTSDGKYFIITHFEEPPGMLYASELDPNTLKAKSITPIDFSSVGGTIINCAGSQTPWNTHLGGEEDYDLNSIYSVSAGGKNPADVQCEKDSNGYFTGNDSNGKSKDFCGYVGGVQRYLKDLNIDPNNGYLGDRFNLYNYGYIVEVGYINGKWEVAKHYITGKYTPEMAVVMPDRKTLYMTDDGNYKGLYKLVLNQPQNSFNKNWCGTLYTAKVKQLSDQNGGTFDVSWTQLGTACDSEVKAIIDKKPLLTDIFDVENPKACPTDQGYKLITEDGIDECLRLKIGQYRSSKFASDDEVKKASAFLETRKYAAYLGASIEFRKGEGLAYDPDNNAFYYAISEIGGSMADGKGDINLPKNKCGAVYRLVLDQNYNAYRMEGIVIGKEIKKDPNDPDYQKYGQKWACHPDYISNPDNLKYIGYNTLLIGEDTSLHINNFVWAYNVKTGKLTRIAWAPTGAEVTGVFAHGQVGNNYIITLNIQHPFVDTFRNADGNPVNSTYNDQNKDKKKGILGIIKGIPAGLLKLTH, encoded by the coding sequence ATGAAGAAAGCTTTTCTTTTCAGTGCAATTTTAGGAGCTAGTATGATCTATGCCTGTGGTGGTAATGACTCCGTACAGCTTACCTTACAGCCTACAGCTATTGATTTTGCACCCCTTGGCATACCAAACACAGATCAAGAACATGTAAGCTACAAGGTGACAGACAAGCTTATAGTCACATACAGCGATGGTAGCAAGAAAGAGTATCCTCTCAGCTACGAGGTTCTTCTCCAGTCTGGAGACCCGATGGGAAACTATAAGTGGGGACAGCTGCTGGATGTAAACGGACAACCTATGTCCAACATAGCATACTCAAAGGGTGAAATATCTTGGAATCCTGACGCCAACAGCCTAATAAAGACTTCTGACGGCAAGTACTTTATAATCACCCACTTTGAAGAGCCTCCAGGCATGCTATACGCTTCAGAATTAGACCCTAATACCCTCAAGGCAAAAAGTATCACACCTATAGACTTTAGCTCGGTGGGAGGCACCATAATCAACTGTGCAGGCTCACAAACTCCTTGGAACACTCACTTAGGAGGTGAAGAAGACTACGACTTAAACAGTATATATTCGGTCAGCGCAGGGGGTAAAAACCCAGCTGATGTTCAGTGTGAAAAAGATAGCAACGGCTACTTTACAGGAAATGATAGCAACGGTAAGTCTAAAGACTTCTGTGGTTATGTAGGCGGGGTACAAAGATATCTCAAAGACCTTAACATAGACCCAAACAATGGCTATCTGGGAGATAGGTTTAACCTTTACAACTACGGCTACATAGTGGAAGTGGGTTATATAAACGGAAAATGGGAGGTGGCAAAACACTACATTACGGGCAAATACACGCCTGAGATGGCAGTAGTGATGCCAGACAGAAAAACACTGTATATGACTGACGATGGGAACTACAAGGGACTCTACAAGCTGGTCTTAAACCAACCACAAAACAGTTTTAACAAAAACTGGTGCGGAACGCTTTATACAGCAAAAGTAAAACAACTCTCAGACCAAAACGGTGGCACCTTTGATGTAAGCTGGACACAGCTTGGCACAGCCTGCGACAGTGAAGTTAAAGCCATTATAGACAAAAAACCCCTTCTTACTGACATATTTGACGTAGAAAACCCTAAAGCATGCCCTACCGACCAAGGCTATAAACTTATAACAGAAGATGGGATAGATGAATGCTTAAGGCTAAAGATAGGTCAATACAGGTCTTCTAAGTTCGCTTCTGATGATGAAGTGAAAAAGGCATCTGCTTTTTTAGAGACCAGAAAGTATGCAGCATACCTTGGTGCTAGCATAGAATTTAGAAAGGGTGAAGGACTTGCCTACGACCCAGATAATAACGCATTCTACTATGCCATCTCTGAAATAGGCGGTTCTATGGCTGACGGTAAAGGAGATATAAATCTGCCTAAGAACAAGTGCGGTGCTGTCTACAGACTGGTGTTAGACCAAAACTATAACGCCTACAGGATGGAAGGCATTGTAATAGGTAAAGAAATCAAAAAAGATCCTAACGACCCTGACTACCAAAAATACGGACAAAAATGGGCGTGCCACCCTGACTACATATCCAATCCAGACAATCTCAAATACATAGGCTACAACACCCTCCTAATAGGAGAGGACACATCTTTACACATAAACAACTTTGTGTGGGCTTACAATGTAAAAACAGGCAAGCTTACCAGAATAGCTTGGGCACCTACAGGAGCTGAAGTTACCGGTGTATTTGCACACGGACAGGTAGGAAATAACTACATTATAACCCTAAACATCCAACATCCATTTGTAGACACTTTCAGAAATGCAGATGGCAACCCGGTAAACTCAACCTACAACGACCAAAACAAGGACAAAAAGAAAGGCATACTTGGTATCATCAAAGGCATACCAGCAGGGCTTTTAAAACTAACTCATTAG
- a CDS encoding FAD-binding oxidoreductase: MFKIKPVEKIPVPENVKRYLKQAIGEHKVLDDEMDRMLYSYDATRLSVPPDVVVIPESEEDVQKVVKICYENDIPITPRGAGSGYTGGSIPVKGGVLISFEKMDKILWIDEDNAVAKVQPGVITYKLQQAVEKRGLFYPPDPASYKFCTLGGNVAENAGGPRCVKYGVTREYIMELDTVIYTGDIIHTGRITLKDVAGYDLTRLLIGSEGSLGIFTGITVKLIPKPKAKKTVKAVYMDLESVGKTVKDIFKAGISPSALEFMDKLAINAVEDFGHFGLPRDAEVILLIEVDGHPKALEDEITEVAKICEQNGAKVEIAKTDREAEKLWEARRSLSPAVAKLGRTKINEDIVFPRSYLPEALPKLREIGKKYNLKMVNFGHIGDGNVHANFMINGLDPDELARAEKAVEEVFELALSYRGSITGEHGVGITKAEFMRKQFSPQEMEIMRKIKRVWDPKNLINPGKMDLD; this comes from the coding sequence ATGTTTAAGATAAAACCCGTAGAAAAAATACCCGTTCCAGAAAACGTTAAAAGATATTTAAAACAAGCAATAGGTGAGCATAAAGTGTTAGATGATGAGATGGATAGAATGCTCTACTCTTACGATGCAACAAGACTTAGCGTTCCTCCAGACGTGGTTGTTATTCCAGAAAGTGAAGAAGACGTTCAAAAGGTTGTGAAAATATGTTATGAAAACGATATTCCTATAACTCCAAGGGGAGCTGGTTCTGGATATACAGGCGGTTCTATTCCTGTTAAAGGTGGTGTTTTAATATCTTTTGAAAAAATGGATAAGATTCTCTGGATTGACGAAGACAATGCGGTTGCTAAAGTCCAACCTGGAGTAATAACCTACAAACTCCAACAAGCTGTAGAAAAAAGAGGACTGTTTTATCCACCAGACCCTGCAAGTTATAAGTTTTGTACTTTAGGTGGAAATGTTGCAGAAAATGCAGGTGGCCCAAGATGTGTTAAATACGGCGTTACAAGAGAGTACATAATGGAGCTGGATACTGTTATATACACAGGAGATATAATACACACTGGAAGAATAACTTTAAAAGACGTAGCCGGATACGACCTTACAAGACTTTTAATAGGAAGTGAGGGAAGTTTAGGAATATTTACTGGAATAACTGTTAAACTCATTCCAAAACCAAAAGCTAAAAAAACTGTAAAAGCCGTTTATATGGATTTAGAGTCTGTTGGTAAAACAGTTAAAGATATATTTAAAGCAGGAATATCCCCATCTGCGTTAGAGTTTATGGATAAACTTGCAATAAATGCTGTTGAAGACTTTGGACACTTTGGACTTCCAAGAGATGCAGAAGTTATTCTACTTATAGAAGTTGATGGTCATCCAAAAGCATTGGAAGATGAGATAACAGAAGTAGCTAAAATCTGTGAGCAAAACGGTGCAAAAGTTGAGATAGCTAAAACTGACAGAGAAGCTGAAAAACTTTGGGAAGCAAGAAGGTCTTTATCTCCTGCGGTTGCGAAATTAGGTAGAACAAAGATAAACGAGGACATAGTATTCCCAAGAAGCTATCTTCCAGAAGCTCTACCAAAACTTAGAGAAATAGGTAAAAAGTACAATCTAAAAATGGTCAACTTTGGACATATAGGAGATGGAAACGTCCACGCAAACTTTATGATAAACGGTTTAGACCCTGATGAATTAGCAAGAGCAGAAAAAGCTGTTGAAGAAGTTTTTGAACTTGCCTTATCTTACAGAGGCTCTATAACAGGAGAACACGGCGTAGGAATAACAAAAGCAGAGTTTATGAGAAAACAGTTTTCACCACAAGAGATGGAGATAATGAGAAAGATAAAAAGAGTTTGGGATCCTAAGAACCTTATAAATCCGGGTAAGATGGATTTAGATTAA
- the rpmB gene encoding 50S ribosomal protein L28, with protein sequence MAVCQVCGKKTVFGNTVAHSATTERRTWKPNLRRVRVVLEDGSTKRIYVCSKCLKAGKVKKAV encoded by the coding sequence ATGGCTGTTTGTCAAGTGTGTGGAAAAAAGACAGTGTTTGGTAATACTGTAGCTCACTCAGCAACTACAGAAAGAAGAACTTGGAAGCCAAATTTAAGAAGGGTTAGAGTTGTTTTAGAAGATGGTTCTACAAAAAGAATTTACGTCTGTTCTAAATGTTTAAAAGCTGGAAAAGTTAAAAAAGCAGTTTAA